The following proteins are encoded in a genomic region of Roseinatronobacter sp. S2:
- the ftsZ gene encoding cell division protein FtsZ, whose translation MALNFVEADTHQELAPRITVFGVGGAGGNAVNNMIDKQLEGVDFVVANTDAQALQQSKAPGRIQMGVKITEGLGAGARPSVGCAAAEETIEEIIDHLAGSHMCFITAGMGGGTGTGAAPIIAQAARELGVLTVGVVTKPFQFEGAKRMRQAEEGVEALQKVVDTLIIIPNQNLFRLANEKTTFTEAFAMADDVLYQGVKGVTDLMVRPGLINLDFADVRAVMDEMGKAMMGTGEATGEDRAVQAAEKAIANPLLDEISLHGARGVLINITGGYDLTLFELDEAANRIREKVDPEANIIVGSTLDPAMEGALRVSVVATGIDAVQNTQAEDLPRRSLSTPVPAPERAARPSEPAPQPVEQQPAPMSAQAPANPQPQHYQPQHQPQYQPQRMENPAARSEPEQQNLFARETMRPANPEPAQAPRYEQHNPYPQDMAPQHPHHAAHDRRDAQPYNEQMHDDGFDIDSVFDNGQNSHPSAQFTAPRRPTPGTPSPETLARLQRAVQKGPEHGGPRARPAAPVAPAPAPSPAPEADRGGSRFGIGSLISRMAGHGNEGAATNAQRRVSPPMHQYDEEQAPSASDERIEIPAFLRRQAN comes from the coding sequence ATGGCATTGAATTTTGTAGAAGCTGATACACATCAGGAACTGGCCCCCAGAATTACCGTGTTCGGTGTGGGTGGCGCAGGCGGCAATGCGGTCAATAACATGATCGACAAACAGTTGGAGGGGGTCGATTTCGTCGTCGCCAATACCGACGCGCAGGCGCTTCAGCAAAGCAAGGCACCGGGCCGCATCCAGATGGGTGTAAAGATTACCGAAGGACTGGGCGCAGGCGCGCGGCCTTCGGTCGGTTGCGCCGCCGCGGAAGAAACCATCGAGGAAATCATCGACCATCTGGCAGGGTCGCATATGTGCTTTATCACCGCTGGCATGGGCGGCGGCACCGGCACAGGTGCGGCACCGATCATCGCGCAGGCCGCGCGTGAACTGGGTGTCCTGACCGTTGGCGTGGTGACCAAGCCCTTCCAGTTTGAAGGTGCCAAGCGCATGCGTCAGGCCGAAGAAGGTGTCGAGGCGCTGCAAAAGGTTGTTGATACGCTGATCATCATTCCCAACCAGAACCTGTTCCGGCTGGCGAATGAGAAAACCACCTTCACCGAAGCCTTCGCCATGGCCGATGACGTGCTGTATCAGGGCGTCAAGGGTGTGACGGACCTGATGGTGCGCCCCGGCCTGATCAACCTGGACTTTGCCGATGTTCGCGCCGTGATGGACGAAATGGGCAAGGCCATGATGGGAACGGGCGAGGCGACAGGCGAAGATCGCGCCGTTCAGGCCGCAGAAAAAGCGATTGCCAACCCGCTGCTGGACGAAATCAGCCTGCATGGCGCACGCGGTGTGTTGATCAACATCACCGGTGGCTATGACCTGACATTGTTCGAACTGGACGAAGCCGCAAACCGCATTCGCGAAAAGGTCGACCCGGAGGCGAACATCATCGTCGGCTCCACGCTGGACCCCGCAATGGAAGGCGCGCTGCGTGTGTCGGTTGTGGCAACTGGTATTGATGCGGTGCAGAACACCCAGGCAGAGGACCTGCCGCGCCGCAGCCTGTCGACGCCGGTTCCGGCCCCCGAACGCGCAGCACGCCCAAGCGAACCTGCACCACAGCCGGTCGAGCAGCAGCCTGCACCGATGAGTGCGCAGGCCCCTGCAAATCCGCAGCCGCAGCATTACCAGCCGCAGCATCAGCCTCAATATCAGCCGCAGCGCATGGAAAACCCTGCTGCCCGTTCCGAACCGGAGCAGCAGAACCTGTTTGCACGGGAAACTATGCGCCCTGCGAACCCGGAACCTGCACAAGCCCCGCGCTATGAGCAGCACAACCCCTACCCGCAGGATATGGCACCCCAGCATCCACATCATGCGGCGCATGACAGACGTGACGCGCAACCCTATAACGAACAGATGCATGACGACGGGTTTGACATCGACTCTGTCTTTGATAACGGCCAGAACAGTCATCCTTCCGCTCAGTTCACCGCACCGCGTCGCCCCACGCCGGGCACCCCCTCGCCAGAGACACTGGCGCGTTTGCAGCGTGCTGTTCAAAAGGGTCCGGAACATGGGGGGCCGCGTGCGCGCCCTGCTGCACCGGTAGCGCCCGCGCCCGCACCTTCCCCCGCGCCAGAGGCAGATCGTGGCGGATCCCGTTTCGGGATTGGGTCACTGATCAGCCGTATGGCCGGACATGGAAATGAAGGTGCAGCCACCAATGCACAGCGTCGTGTATCGCCGCCAATGCATCAGTATGATGAAGAACAAGCACCATCGGCATCTGATGAAAGAATTGAAATTCCGGCATTCCTGCGTCGTCAGGCGAACTGA
- the ftsA gene encoding cell division protein FtsA has product MIDPYSSQRAMRHMRRAAMQRGVVAVLDIGTYKVAALVLKVDPMGPEPKAASIGNLGGQAGFRVIGAGTTRSRGVRLGEIAAMTETETALRTALQAAQKMAQTRVDHVIVCVSGGAIRSYGLAGEVDVEGNTVVENDISRVMAACDVPDFGVGRDVLHAQPINFALDHRTGLSDPRGQIGQQLACDMHMVTVDTSLVQNICNCLKRCDVELAGIAASGYASGMAALVEDEKELGAACIDLGAGTSGVSIFIKKHMIFTDTVRLGGAHVTLDIAKGLQVDMTTAERIKTVHGGVQATSMDDREMIEIGGNSGDWEKDRRTVSRAELIGIMRPRIEEILEDVRARLDAAGFGYLPSQQVVLTGGGAQIPGIDGLAARIFGQQVRLGRPVRVRGLPQAASGPAFSGSVGLSLLATSPQDEWWDFDLPTQSYPARSLRRAVKWFKDNW; this is encoded by the coding sequence GGCCGGAACCCAAGGCCGCAAGCATTGGCAATCTGGGGGGGCAGGCGGGGTTTCGCGTGATCGGTGCGGGCACAACGCGCTCGCGCGGGGTGCGTCTGGGTGAAATCGCGGCAATGACCGAAACCGAAACTGCGCTGCGCACTGCATTGCAGGCTGCACAGAAAATGGCGCAGACACGCGTTGATCATGTGATCGTTTGTGTGTCCGGCGGGGCAATCCGGTCCTATGGGTTGGCGGGCGAGGTCGATGTCGAGGGCAACACCGTCGTTGAAAATGACATCTCGCGGGTGATGGCTGCGTGTGATGTGCCCGATTTCGGGGTCGGGCGGGATGTGTTGCATGCACAGCCCATCAATTTCGCGCTGGACCACCGCACTGGCCTGTCGGACCCGCGCGGCCAGATCGGCCAGCAACTGGCCTGCGATATGCATATGGTGACGGTCGATACATCGCTTGTGCAAAATATCTGCAACTGCCTGAAACGCTGTGATGTGGAACTGGCAGGCATTGCCGCCAGTGGCTACGCCAGCGGGATGGCCGCGCTGGTCGAGGATGAAAAAGAACTGGGCGCGGCCTGTATCGATCTGGGTGCGGGCACATCAGGTGTGTCCATCTTCATCAAGAAGCACATGATCTTTACCGATACTGTGCGTCTGGGCGGCGCGCATGTGACACTTGACATCGCCAAGGGCCTGCAAGTGGACATGACCACTGCGGAACGTATCAAGACTGTGCATGGCGGGGTGCAGGCCACGTCCATGGACGACCGCGAGATGATCGAGATCGGCGGCAATTCCGGCGACTGGGAAAAAGATCGCCGGACCGTCAGCCGCGCCGAGCTGATCGGCATCATGCGCCCGCGGATCGAGGAAATTCTGGAAGATGTCCGCGCGCGGCTGGATGCGGCAGGGTTTGGCTACCTGCCCAGCCAGCAGGTTGTCCTGACAGGGGGTGGCGCACAAATTCCGGGCATTGACGGACTGGCTGCACGGATCTTCGGCCAGCAGGTGCGTCTGGGGCGTCCGGTGCGCGTGCGCGGTCTGCCACAAGCCGCATCCGGCCCTGCATTTTCCGGTTCGGTGGGGCTAAGCCTGTTGGCAACCAGTCCGCAGGATGAATGGTGGGATTTCGATTTGCCGACCCAAAGCTACCCGGCACGGTCCCTGCGACGCGCTGTGAAGTGGTTCAAGGACAACTGGTAG